Proteins from a single region of Candidatus Obscuribacterales bacterium:
- a CDS encoding PDDEXK nuclease domain-containing protein, giving the protein MKKKLAANHANKSAKMTHPGNGKLFDRVVSILEQARNNVVRVVNSNMVIAYWLIGREIVQELQAGETRAGYGKTIIEDLAKRLAERYGQGFSSPNLRNFRQFYLLYKNRIREIGHTLCDELSNARKSYPLGSELSKEQKSYTPCSFLNHGFHPCLSWSHYRALMRVEKENARDFYEEESVTCGWSVRELERQINSSYYERLLASKDKKGMLQNKRRAKQQLSAEDVLKSPTVLEFLNLRDNPQLHESDLEQAIIDNLQSFLLELGKGFAFVARQQRLQFDDEDFYVDLVFYNILLKCFVLIDLKIGKLTHQDIGQMDGYVRMYEDLHKVKGDNPTIGLVLCAQKNEAVAKYSVLKESKQLFASRYMLYLPTEEQLVQELRREQQLLQDRLIDTQSAAEVKTKTHKKKSR; this is encoded by the coding sequence ATGAAAAAGAAATTGGCAGCCAATCATGCAAACAAATCAGCCAAGATGACACATCCAGGTAATGGAAAGTTATTCGACCGCGTTGTCTCCATTCTCGAGCAAGCAAGAAACAATGTGGTGCGCGTTGTTAACAGCAACATGGTTATCGCCTACTGGTTAATTGGGCGCGAAATTGTGCAGGAATTGCAGGCAGGGGAGACAAGAGCAGGATATGGCAAGACAATTATCGAGGATTTGGCCAAAAGACTAGCAGAGCGGTATGGACAAGGTTTTTCTAGTCCAAATTTACGAAATTTTCGCCAGTTCTATTTGCTCTATAAAAATAGAATTCGTGAGATAGGTCACACGTTGTGTGACGAATTGTCAAATGCCAGAAAAAGCTACCCACTGGGTAGCGAATTGTCCAAAGAGCAAAAAAGCTACACGCCGTGTAGCTTTTTGAATCATGGTTTTCATCCATGCCTTAGTTGGTCTCACTATAGGGCATTAATGCGAGTAGAAAAAGAAAACGCACGAGACTTTTATGAAGAAGAATCTGTGACTTGCGGTTGGAGTGTCCGCGAATTAGAGAGGCAAATTAATTCCTCGTATTATGAGCGCTTGCTTGCCAGCAAAGACAAAAAAGGCATGCTGCAAAATAAGCGCCGTGCCAAACAACAACTGTCGGCAGAAGACGTACTCAAATCGCCCACAGTACTTGAGTTTCTCAATTTGCGTGACAATCCGCAATTGCATGAGTCGGACCTCGAACAAGCCATAATTGATAATCTGCAATCGTTTTTGCTTGAGTTAGGCAAAGGATTTGCTTTTGTCGCTCGCCAGCAGCGACTGCAATTTGACGACGAAGATTTTTATGTTGATCTGGTCTTTTACAACATTCTGCTTAAGTGTTTTGTACTCATTGATCTCAAAATAGGCAAGCTGACTCATCAGGACATCGGGCAAATGGATGGCTATGTCCGAATGTATGAGGATTTACATAAAGTCAAAGGTGATAATCCGACAATTGGACTGGTCCTTTGCGCTCAGAAAAACGAAGCTGTTGCCAAATACTCTGTGTTGAAGGAAAGCAAGCAACTGTTTGCTTCCAGATACATGCTCTATTTGCCGACAGAAGAACAACTTGTCCAAGAACTCAGGCGAGAACAGCAATTGCTACAAGATCGCCTGATTGACACACAAAGTGCGGCAGAGGTAAAGACAAAGACGCACAAGAAGAAAAGCCGCTGA